One window of Thalassovita mediterranea genomic DNA carries:
- a CDS encoding helix-turn-helix transcriptional regulator produces MSDELMQAFATMIPLSRKSPVPPSQCNLARAIELIGDRWTLLILRSALYGVRRFDDFQEELGTPRTVLSSRLNDLVDAGLLDKKPYKLKGRRARSEYVLTDKGEALRPVLIGLTQWGDAWLGAGGQPPISFTDSESRDAVRLAFVSGAGREVALDDLRVVIRR; encoded by the coding sequence TTGTCTGACGAACTCATGCAGGCTTTCGCCACCATGATCCCATTGTCGCGCAAATCGCCAGTCCCGCCCTCGCAGTGCAACCTTGCGCGCGCCATCGAACTCATCGGTGACCGCTGGACCCTGCTCATCCTTCGCTCGGCGCTTTATGGTGTGCGACGGTTTGACGATTTCCAGGAAGAGCTGGGCACCCCCCGAACAGTTCTCTCCAGCCGCCTCAATGACCTTGTCGATGCAGGCCTGCTCGACAAGAAGCCCTATAAGCTCAAGGGGCGCCGTGCGCGGTCTGAATATGTGCTGACGGACAAGGGCGAAGCGCTTCGCCCGGTCCTGATTGGCCTGACCCAGTGGGGCGACGCCTGGCTTGGCGCAGGCGGACAGCCACCGATCAGCTTCACTGATTCTGAAAGCCGCGATGCCGTTCGCCTCGCCTTCGTCTCCGGCGCTGGCCGCGAAGTCGCCCTCGACGATCTTCGCGTCGTGATCCGCCGCTAG
- a CDS encoding NAD(P)H-quinone oxidoreductase has product MTDRMQAIVAKEGEPLKLAEVDRPEIGPHDVLVKVAAAGLNRADLVQRAGKYPPPPGASQIMGLECAGTIVALGEKVTRWKEGDRVCALLAGGGYADFCAVDEGSLLPVPENLTLTEAAALPEAMMTVYANIFMRSAFKAGENVLIHGGTSGIGSMALQMLKEAGAGTVWTTAGSDEKCEAATELGATRAINYKTEDFEKVVKDGGGADVILDMVGGDYVQKNISVARVNGRICNIAYLNGSKVELDLIYLMMKRLILTGTTLRARSAEEKAEIRAAIEDQFWPKVASGAIKPVIEKVYPASEAEAAQAHMADGGHIGKLLLEFGG; this is encoded by the coding sequence ATGACCGACCGGATGCAGGCTATCGTGGCAAAAGAAGGCGAACCACTGAAACTGGCAGAGGTCGACCGGCCAGAAATCGGCCCGCACGATGTCCTCGTGAAGGTTGCCGCTGCAGGCCTCAACCGCGCTGACCTTGTCCAGCGCGCTGGTAAGTATCCACCGCCGCCCGGCGCATCACAGATCATGGGCCTTGAATGCGCGGGGACCATTGTCGCCCTCGGCGAAAAGGTCACCCGCTGGAAGGAAGGCGACCGCGTCTGCGCCCTGCTCGCAGGTGGCGGCTATGCAGATTTCTGCGCCGTCGATGAAGGCTCGCTCCTGCCTGTGCCGGAAAACCTGACCCTGACCGAAGCCGCCGCCCTGCCAGAGGCCATGATGACGGTCTACGCCAACATCTTCATGCGTTCGGCCTTCAAGGCGGGCGAGAACGTCCTCATTCACGGCGGCACGTCCGGCATCGGCTCCATGGCGCTGCAAATGCTGAAAGAGGCTGGCGCAGGCACCGTCTGGACGACGGCCGGCTCTGACGAAAAATGCGAAGCCGCCACCGAGCTCGGCGCCACTCGCGCCATCAACTACAAGACCGAGGATTTCGAGAAGGTCGTCAAGGATGGCGGCGGCGCCGATGTGATCCTCGACATGGTTGGCGGCGACTATGTGCAGAAAAACATCTCTGTCGCCCGCGTGAACGGCCGCATCTGCAATATCGCCTATCTCAATGGCTCAAAAGTAGAGCTGGACCTCATCTATCTGATGATGAAACGCCTGATCCTGACGGGTACGACCCTGCGCGCCCGCTCTGCAGAGGAAAAGGCTGAAATCCGGGCGGCCATTGAAGATCAGTTCTGGCCAAAGGTTGCGAGCGGGGCTATCAAGCCTGTGATCGAGAAGGTATACCCGGCCAGCGAAGCCGAAGCAGCCCAGGCACATATGGCCGATGGCGGCCATATCGGTAAATTGCTTCTCGAATTTGGCGGATAA
- a CDS encoding ComF family protein: MGLDMHLVRQRAKGGLRAAAHFVWPSRSLVSGQHHGGEGLIAPEDFAQLTFLGASGCRQCALPLESDLGEASLCGKCAAKPPRWDAARAALAYDDVSRKLVLDLKHAGRRDGLSTFANWMTLAARELLDEADLIVPVPLHYRRLVHRGFNQSGWLAQALSQRSGVPSKVDALVRRKPTPSQGGLSAGERWRNVRAAFEVRPAHLPLIEGKRVILVDDVFTTGATLSACSRALRRAGASHISLVVLARVVRPSDVTI; encoded by the coding sequence ATGGGCCTCGATATGCACCTTGTGCGGCAGAGGGCAAAGGGCGGACTGCGCGCGGCAGCGCATTTCGTCTGGCCATCACGCTCGCTTGTCTCCGGCCAGCATCATGGCGGCGAGGGGCTTATTGCGCCTGAAGACTTCGCCCAGCTGACCTTTCTCGGGGCCAGCGGTTGCCGCCAGTGCGCCCTGCCGCTCGAAAGCGACCTTGGTGAGGCAAGCCTTTGCGGCAAGTGCGCGGCCAAGCCGCCCCGCTGGGACGCCGCCCGTGCTGCGCTCGCCTATGACGATGTCTCGCGCAAGCTGGTGCTCGATCTCAAACATGCAGGCCGCCGTGACGGTCTTTCGACCTTTGCGAACTGGATGACGCTGGCTGCCCGTGAGCTTCTCGATGAAGCTGATCTCATCGTGCCGGTGCCGCTCCATTATCGGCGACTGGTACATCGCGGCTTCAACCAGTCCGGCTGGCTGGCACAGGCCCTGTCACAGCGCTCAGGCGTGCCTTCAAAGGTTGATGCGCTGGTGCGCCGCAAGCCAACACCAAGTCAGGGTGGGCTGTCTGCAGGCGAGCGTTGGCGCAATGTCCGCGCCGCATTTGAAGTGCGCCCTGCCCATCTGCCGCTGATCGAGGGCAAGCGCGTCATTCTGGTCGATGACGTGTTCACGACCGGTGCCACACTGTCGGCATGCAGCCGTGCCCTGAGGCGTGCAGGCGCGTCTCATATCTCGCTTGTAGTGCTGGCGCGCGTTGTCAGGCCGTCGGACGTGACCATATAA
- a CDS encoding methyltransferase domain-containing protein — protein MSPAPPKLFNRALHRRNRDRAAHHYSDYAFLKARESSHLIERLEDVSRQFERVLDLGSHDGTLALMLAGHGQVGAVEAGELSPAFRALGAERGLDMREMDEEQVGADEAAYDLVTSVLSLHWVNDLPGALIQIRRALKPDGLFLGCLFGAGTLAELRTSFLEAEAEITGGAAPRISPLPGLQDMAGLMQRAGFALPVVDVEPVTVRYDDPFALMRDLKGMGEQAAFAANEKSPRRPLSRRILARMAEIYAERFADPDGRLRATFNVVWLSGWAPAESQPKPLRPGSARHSMADAVRKVRGTEE, from the coding sequence ATGTCACCAGCTCCACCCAAGCTTTTCAATCGGGCGCTTCACCGGCGCAATCGCGACCGGGCGGCCCATCATTATAGCGACTATGCGTTTCTCAAAGCGCGAGAGTCGAGTCATCTCATTGAAAGGCTGGAAGATGTGAGCCGGCAGTTTGAACGCGTGCTCGACCTTGGCAGCCATGATGGCACGTTGGCACTGATGCTGGCCGGGCATGGCCAGGTCGGCGCTGTCGAGGCCGGGGAGCTGTCGCCGGCGTTTCGTGCGCTTGGAGCTGAACGCGGGCTCGACATGCGCGAGATGGATGAGGAACAGGTGGGCGCCGATGAGGCCGCCTATGACCTTGTTACCTCCGTGCTTTCTCTCCACTGGGTCAATGACCTGCCGGGCGCGCTGATCCAGATCAGACGGGCGCTGAAGCCGGATGGGCTGTTCCTTGGCTGCCTGTTCGGGGCAGGCACTCTGGCCGAATTGCGGACGTCATTTCTGGAAGCCGAGGCCGAAATCACGGGCGGTGCGGCGCCCAGAATCTCGCCGCTGCCAGGGCTCCAGGACATGGCGGGCCTGATGCAGCGGGCTGGATTTGCCCTGCCAGTCGTCGATGTGGAGCCGGTGACGGTTCGTTATGATGACCCGTTTGCGCTGATGCGGGACCTCAAGGGGATGGGCGAGCAGGCGGCTTTTGCGGCCAATGAGAAGAGCCCCCGAAGGCCATTGTCACGGCGTATTCTGGCACGAATGGCAGAGATTTACGCTGAACGATTCGCTGATCCGGATGGCCGATTGAGGGCGACATTCAACGTCGTCTGGCTGTCAGGCTGGGCCCCGGCCGAGAGTCAGCCCAAGCCCCTGCGGCCCGGAAGCGCGCGCCATTCCATGGCGGATGCCGTGCGGAAAGTGCGGGGGACGGAGGAATAG
- a CDS encoding aa3-type cytochrome c oxidase subunit IV codes for MASSEYTRGEMEIEAQSKMYSGFMKASMWGALILLLAVGYMVFTLSVGMNWLVALILCAGAGIAIGVGMSLGGAWIATVIGLAGLALVVQLLITLFSMAM; via the coding sequence ATGGCGTCCAGCGAATACACCCGCGGCGAAATGGAAATCGAAGCGCAATCGAAAATGTATTCGGGCTTCATGAAAGCCAGCATGTGGGGTGCCCTCATCCTGCTGCTCGCCGTTGGCTACATGGTTTTCACCCTGTCGGTCGGCATGAACTGGCTCGTCGCGCTGATCCTCTGCGCCGGCGCAGGCATTGCGATCGGCGTCGGCATGAGCCTTGGCGGCGCCTGGATTGCAACCGTGATTGGCCTTGCCGGCCTCGCACTGGTCGTCCAGCTGCTGATCACCCTCTTCTCGATGGCGATGTAG
- a CDS encoding DUF1013 domain-containing protein, whose translation MADILMPKATAVWLIDNTTLSFEQVADFCGLHKLEVKGIADGDVAENMRGVDPISGGELTRDEIRKGEENPDYRLKKAESKIAHIPQPKRKGARYTPVARRQDKPDAIAWFIRNHPEVSDAQISKLIGTTKATITNVRDKTHWNSQNIKPVDPVTLGLCSQIELDEVVNKAVDRRKKMEAQAGLDTDGPGLRPAEDADAASQAVDTDSGNDDEPNADDIFSNFKG comes from the coding sequence ATGGCCGATATTCTGATGCCGAAGGCAACCGCCGTCTGGCTGATCGACAATACCACGCTGTCGTTCGAGCAGGTCGCTGACTTCTGCGGTCTTCACAAGCTCGAAGTCAAAGGCATCGCCGATGGTGACGTCGCTGAGAATATGCGCGGCGTCGATCCAATCTCGGGCGGTGAGCTCACCCGCGATGAAATCCGCAAGGGCGAGGAAAACCCAGACTATCGCCTGAAAAAGGCTGAATCGAAGATCGCGCACATCCCGCAGCCAAAGCGCAAGGGCGCGCGCTACACGCCGGTTGCCCGCCGCCAGGACAAGCCGGACGCCATCGCCTGGTTCATCCGCAACCACCCGGAAGTCTCCGACGCGCAGATCTCCAAGCTGATCGGCACCACAAAAGCCACGATCACCAATGTGCGCGACAAGACGCACTGGAACTCACAGAACATCAAACCAGTCGACCCGGTGACCCTTGGCCTCTGCTCGCAGATCGAGCTCGACGAAGTCGTCAACAAGGCCGTCGACCGCCGCAAGAAGATGGAAGCGCAAGCTGGCCTCGACACGGACGGCCCGGGCCTTCGCCCCGCTGAAGACGCCGACGCCGCCAGCCAGGCCGTCGATACCGACTCCGGTAATGACGACGAGCCAAACGCCGACGACATCTTCTCGAACTTCAAGGGCTAG
- a CDS encoding PAS domain-containing protein — MPRLAWIADGSGSIYWYNRHWFDYTGTTLEEMSGWGWQAVHHPDHVDRVVTRIKACFDTGEPWEDLFPLRGKDGGYRWFLSEAQPLFDENGKVRFWFGTNMDVTEQISDAVSSVTDQPPEDLLHRIEIKPGATIAIELTGQNQNVVGERPARQTILILEDEPMTALDLEMRLSDAGYNIMGPAMTIAGAEREIEHALPDIALLDSNLGGRKSYGLAERLIKAGVPVVFCTGYEELEDLPERLQNCPVVSKPFKDSVLMESISAAATRPNA, encoded by the coding sequence ATGCCGCGACTGGCATGGATCGCTGACGGAAGCGGCTCGATCTACTGGTACAACCGGCACTGGTTCGATTACACCGGCACCACGCTTGAAGAGATGTCCGGCTGGGGCTGGCAAGCCGTCCACCACCCTGATCATGTCGACCGCGTCGTCACACGTATCAAAGCCTGCTTTGACACAGGCGAGCCGTGGGAAGACCTCTTTCCCCTGCGCGGAAAGGATGGTGGCTATCGCTGGTTCCTGTCCGAGGCCCAGCCCCTGTTTGATGAGAACGGCAAGGTCCGTTTCTGGTTCGGCACCAATATGGATGTCACCGAACAGATCTCCGACGCTGTCAGCTCGGTCACTGACCAACCGCCTGAAGACCTTCTGCACCGCATAGAGATAAAGCCTGGCGCGACCATCGCGATAGAGCTGACCGGACAGAATCAGAACGTTGTTGGTGAGCGCCCTGCCCGTCAGACCATCCTGATACTTGAGGACGAGCCGATGACCGCGCTCGACCTTGAGATGCGCCTCAGCGATGCGGGCTACAACATCATGGGCCCCGCAATGACCATCGCTGGCGCTGAAAGAGAGATCGAGCATGCACTGCCAGACATCGCGCTCCTCGACTCCAATCTTGGTGGACGCAAATCCTATGGCCTCGCAGAGCGTCTGATAAAGGCCGGCGTCCCGGTCGTCTTTTGCACGGGCTATGAAGAGCTTGAAGACCTGCCAGAACGGCTACAAAACTGCCCTGTCGTGTCGAAGCCGTTCAAGGACAGCGTCCTTATGGAATCGATTTCAGCGGCCGCAACCCGCCCCAACGCCTAG
- a CDS encoding arsenate reductase ArsC: MKNHNILILCTGNSARSIIGEVLVSAMPGFKGYSAGSTPRGEVNPMAMSVLAAKGHDTSGLTSKSWDVFAAEDAPTMDVIITVCDNAAGEVCPYWPGHPVQVHWGLPDPAEVEEMSRQRIAFEDTYFSLKKRLQKLAALDLDAMPAPELKAAIQAIHTQR; the protein is encoded by the coding sequence CTGAAGAACCACAACATACTGATCCTGTGCACCGGGAATTCCGCGCGCTCGATCATCGGCGAAGTGCTGGTCTCCGCCATGCCCGGCTTCAAGGGCTATAGCGCAGGCTCGACCCCGCGCGGTGAGGTCAATCCGATGGCCATGTCCGTGCTTGCGGCAAAGGGCCACGATACAAGCGGGCTCACCTCAAAGAGCTGGGATGTCTTCGCCGCCGAGGATGCGCCGACAATGGATGTGATCATCACGGTCTGCGACAATGCTGCCGGAGAGGTCTGTCCCTATTGGCCGGGCCACCCGGTGCAGGTCCATTGGGGATTACCGGACCCGGCTGAGGTTGAGGAGATGTCGCGCCAGCGCATCGCGTTCGAGGACACGTATTTCAGCCTGAAAAAGCGCCTTCAGAAACTCGCCGCGCTCGATCTCGACGCAATGCCCGCGCCTGAACTGAAAGCCGCCATACAGGCGATCCACACACAGCGCTGA
- a CDS encoding DUF1192 domain-containing protein: MFEEDTPRPAKVDLERLSVDELKARIEALKARIEALKADIEACEAEIAKKEAHKSAADSIFKS, translated from the coding sequence ATGTTTGAAGAGGACACACCGCGTCCCGCCAAGGTCGATCTGGAAAGATTGTCTGTCGATGAGCTGAAGGCGCGGATCGAGGCGCTGAAGGCGCGGATCGAGGCGCTGAAGGCGGATATCGAGGCATGCGAGGCTGAAATTGCCAAGAAAGAGGCGCACAAATCGGCGGCGGACAGTATTTTCAAGTCCTAG
- the grxC gene encoding glutaredoxin 3, with protein MSAVTIYTRAFCPFCTRAVSLLKQKGVDFNEIDAGMDPDKKQEMIQRSNGGRTFPQIFIGEEHIGGCDEMMALERSGKLDKKLAAL; from the coding sequence ATGTCCGCTGTGACGATCTACACACGTGCCTTCTGCCCGTTCTGCACCCGCGCGGTGTCGCTGCTGAAGCAGAAAGGCGTCGACTTTAACGAGATCGATGCCGGCATGGACCCGGACAAGAAGCAGGAGATGATCCAGCGCTCCAATGGCGGCCGGACCTTCCCCCAGATCTTTATCGGCGAGGAACATATTGGCGGCTGCGACGAGATGATGGCGCTTGAACGCTCCGGCAAGCTCGACAAGAAGCTCGCTGCGCTCTGA
- a CDS encoding DUF1465 family protein: MAAVSSQRTLDEMQPDFTSGRVFDKVFAEGMALVEKTASYLDGPGRDMSRKLPREAGLTYAAWSMELTARLMQAASWLVMQRAVRDGDMSREDALSPKYRLRREAPALDASEQRGLGLPDAFLDLVENSEALFNRICRLDEAIYQSGTEAHEGPVNRQIEALKAAAQQGAFDPLKIWGNTR; encoded by the coding sequence ATGGCTGCCGTTTCCAGTCAAAGAACGCTCGACGAGATGCAGCCGGACTTCACGTCCGGGCGTGTCTTCGACAAGGTTTTCGCAGAAGGCATGGCGCTTGTTGAAAAGACGGCGAGCTATCTGGACGGGCCGGGCCGCGACATGTCGCGCAAGCTGCCGCGCGAGGCGGGCCTAACCTATGCCGCGTGGAGCATGGAGCTGACGGCGCGCCTGATGCAGGCAGCAAGCTGGCTGGTCATGCAGCGGGCTGTGCGCGACGGCGACATGTCGCGCGAGGATGCGCTGTCGCCAAAGTATCGCCTGCGCCGGGAAGCACCTGCACTCGACGCCTCCGAACAGCGCGGACTTGGCCTGCCGGATGCGTTTCTTGACCTCGTGGAGAATTCCGAAGCCCTCTTCAATCGCATCTGCCGCCTTGATGAGGCGATCTACCAGTCAGGCACAGAGGCCCATGAGGGGCCGGTGAACCGGCAGATTGAAGCGTTGAAGGCTGCCGCCCAGCAGGGCGCGTTCGACCCGCTCAAGATCTGGGGCAACACCCGCTAG
- a CDS encoding DUF3892 domain-containing protein yields the protein MIKITCVRFRGETVAHTHISHVGGPAGGGWLMPTSQAMRTIESGTNEFYMAGEDGGRVKIEIEQGSRRKHLRAKRGDAWCDDLLNLPVCES from the coding sequence GTGATCAAGATCACTTGTGTGCGCTTCAGGGGCGAGACTGTCGCTCACACTCATATCAGCCATGTTGGTGGTCCCGCGGGCGGGGGCTGGCTTATGCCAACTAGCCAAGCCATGCGCACGATCGAATCCGGGACGAATGAGTTCTATATGGCTGGCGAAGATGGAGGCCGCGTGAAGATCGAGATCGAGCAGGGATCGCGTCGCAAGCACCTTCGGGCAAAGCGCGGCGACGCCTGGTGCGATGACCTGCTCAACCTCCCGGTCTGCGAATCCTGA
- a CDS encoding pilus assembly protein, whose product MRFWSDQRGNTAMIFAICVIPLLAIAGGAIDMTRHRTASVETQAALDAALLHVAHDLGERDIEALKLEARQIFDEQMQGRGVSIHDFQIVQDGDDITATVDGDIETTLLGLAGVTKLDVSRVSQVRHSERKFEIAMALDTTGSMQGEKIVQLRAAAKLLVDKIDAATSKTSSRRFALVPFTTWVNVGPDKFGEDWIDQDGRSDVSATNLLPRTSRVALYEALGEVWPGCVEAREYPLDVNDTLPERRNPETLFTPSFYPDEPDDRRNYANDYLEDSGWSWNPMNLISDVSKYGVAILRASTNGLNNGDIRGRAPDLKRTYRFYSDVNTPIGPGFNCAPRPIVPLTENAAFIKSEIDKLQAEGSTNMTEGVAWGWRVLSPEAPFTEGGAYNDRSVDKVIVLLSDGNNHISARSDMRGSDYSAYGYAANGRMGVPSRPSQAQIWTEMDKRTLEACSNAKAAGVVIYTVRLELTDERSDGVLSKCATSPEHYMDVPDAAQLGEAFSRIADDVLQLYLAK is encoded by the coding sequence ATGCGCTTTTGGTCCGACCAACGCGGTAATACCGCTATGATCTTTGCGATCTGTGTCATCCCGCTGCTGGCGATTGCTGGCGGCGCGATTGATATGACGCGCCATCGCACGGCGTCGGTGGAAACGCAGGCTGCGCTCGATGCAGCCCTTCTGCATGTTGCGCATGACCTCGGCGAGCGGGATATCGAAGCCTTGAAACTCGAGGCGCGTCAGATTTTCGATGAGCAGATGCAGGGCCGCGGCGTGTCCATTCACGACTTCCAGATCGTGCAGGATGGCGACGATATTACCGCGACGGTTGATGGCGATATCGAAACCACGCTGCTCGGCCTTGCGGGGGTGACAAAGCTCGATGTGAGCCGTGTTTCGCAAGTGCGCCACAGCGAGCGCAAGTTCGAGATTGCCATGGCGCTCGACACGACGGGCTCGATGCAGGGTGAAAAGATTGTCCAGCTGCGCGCGGCCGCGAAGCTGCTGGTCGACAAGATCGACGCAGCGACCAGCAAGACATCCAGCCGCCGCTTTGCGCTTGTGCCGTTTACGACCTGGGTGAATGTCGGGCCTGACAAGTTTGGCGAAGACTGGATCGACCAGGATGGGCGCTCTGATGTGAGTGCGACCAACCTTCTGCCGCGCACGAGCCGCGTTGCGCTGTACGAGGCACTTGGCGAAGTCTGGCCGGGCTGCGTCGAGGCGCGTGAATATCCGCTCGATGTGAATGACACGCTGCCGGAGCGGCGCAATCCCGAAACGCTGTTCACGCCGAGCTTCTATCCGGACGAGCCTGATGACCGCCGCAATTATGCAAATGACTATCTCGAGGATAGTGGCTGGTCGTGGAATCCCATGAATCTGATCAGCGATGTGTCGAAGTACGGTGTCGCGATCCTCAGGGCTTCGACAAACGGGCTGAACAATGGCGATATACGCGGGCGGGCGCCCGACCTGAAACGGACTTACCGTTTCTATTCCGACGTCAACACGCCGATCGGTCCGGGCTTCAACTGCGCGCCGCGCCCGATCGTGCCGCTGACCGAGAATGCGGCCTTCATCAAGAGTGAGATCGACAAGCTGCAGGCTGAAGGCAGCACGAACATGACTGAGGGCGTGGCCTGGGGCTGGCGTGTCCTGTCGCCCGAGGCGCCTTTCACCGAGGGCGGGGCGTATAATGACCGCAGTGTCGATAAGGTCATCGTGCTCCTGAGTGACGGTAACAATCATATCAGTGCGCGCTCTGACATGCGGGGCAGCGACTATTCGGCCTATGGCTATGCCGCGAATGGGCGCATGGGTGTGCCGTCGCGGCCATCGCAGGCGCAGATCTGGACAGAGATGGACAAGCGGACGCTGGAAGCCTGCTCGAATGCGAAAGCCGCAGGGGTGGTGATCTATACCGTCCGTCTGGAGCTGACCGATGAGCGCTCCGACGGGGTGCTGAGCAAGTGTGCGACCTCACCTGAGCATTACATGGATGTCCCGGATGCCGCGCAGCTGGGCGAAGCGTTCAGCCGGATCGCAGACGATGTGCTGCAGCTTTATCTGGCGAAGTAG
- a CDS encoding S41 family peptidase, with amino-acid sequence MLRMTGLLASVLFAASCGSTPTDETPLTRDDFAPPQQMIAGEALPDTVTGIWRSRGYGWVFDISDGTVRQYQITESYCFETPEASKSMTETLALDYSIYRDHPSGEHLILQLLPEDTEIWTDRIDALPAACEAGTGDDPLTVFNYAAELVGEHYAFFDVRGIDWQARVEAERGNVTADMSAAALFDTLAGLIDGFSDSHTKLIGEVEGEKRRQQDGLGETLPFLREAGRETEWLIGIFVGLQQDVLDEGAQHTANDRILWGTIDNGRVGYIQILQMGGFSGVEISDPAFRQAEFDAFDAVMDEALSAMADAEFVILDLSNNRGGYDAISRRVASRFSDDAFNGYQTYVPGTDVPTRMRQIERADGVTYTGPVKLLTSDVTVSGGEIAALALRQLPNVTHYGKTTRGSFSTVHSKPLPNGWIIELSNEVIAAPDGQSFEETGIPPEVELEVFPLDEPVEGHRRAVLALAGNEAG; translated from the coding sequence ATGCTTCGGATGACAGGTTTACTGGCAAGCGTGCTGTTTGCTGCGTCGTGCGGGTCCACGCCGACAGACGAGACACCGCTAACGCGCGATGATTTCGCGCCGCCGCAGCAGATGATCGCAGGCGAGGCGCTTCCCGATACGGTGACGGGTATCTGGCGTTCGCGCGGCTATGGCTGGGTGTTCGATATCAGCGATGGCACGGTTCGCCAGTACCAGATCACCGAGAGCTATTGCTTCGAGACGCCTGAAGCGTCGAAATCGATGACCGAAACGCTGGCCCTCGACTATTCGATCTACCGCGACCATCCGAGCGGCGAGCATCTCATCCTGCAGCTTTTGCCGGAAGACACCGAAATCTGGACGGACAGGATCGATGCGCTGCCGGCGGCCTGCGAGGCGGGGACGGGTGATGACCCGCTGACAGTGTTCAATTACGCCGCCGAACTGGTTGGTGAGCACTATGCCTTTTTCGATGTGCGCGGCATCGACTGGCAGGCCCGCGTAGAGGCGGAGCGGGGCAATGTCACCGCGGATATGAGCGCGGCGGCCCTGTTCGACACGCTGGCAGGCCTGATCGATGGCTTCAGCGATTCCCACACCAAGCTGATCGGAGAGGTAGAAGGTGAGAAGCGGCGCCAGCAGGACGGGCTTGGCGAAACGCTGCCATTCCTTCGTGAGGCTGGCCGCGAGACCGAATGGCTGATCGGTATCTTCGTCGGGCTGCAGCAGGACGTACTGGATGAGGGCGCGCAGCACACGGCGAATGACCGCATCCTGTGGGGCACGATCGATAATGGCCGCGTAGGTTATATCCAGATCCTGCAGATGGGCGGTTTCAGCGGTGTCGAGATCAGCGACCCTGCCTTCAGGCAGGCGGAGTTCGATGCCTTTGACGCTGTCATGGATGAGGCGCTGTCGGCGATGGCAGACGCTGAGTTCGTCATTCTGGACCTGTCGAATAATCGCGGCGGCTATGATGCGATTTCGCGGCGCGTGGCATCGCGCTTTTCTGATGACGCTTTCAATGGCTACCAGACCTATGTGCCGGGGACTGACGTCCCGACGCGCATGCGCCAGATCGAGCGGGCAGATGGCGTCACCTATACTGGCCCGGTGAAACTGCTGACGAGTGATGTCACGGTGAGCGGCGGTGAGATCGCCGCCCTGGCGCTGCGCCAGCTACCGAACGTCACCCATTATGGCAAGACGACGCGCGGGAGCTTCTCCACCGTCCATTCCAAGCCTTTGCCGAATGGCTGGATCATTGAGCTTTCCAATGAGGTGATCGCCGCGCCAGATGGCCAGAGCTTTGAAGAAACCGGCATCCCACCGGAAGTGGAGCTGGAGGTCTTTCCGCTTGATGAGCCAGTTGAGGGCCACAGGCGCGCCGTGCTGGCGCTTGCCGGGAATGAGGCAGGCTGA
- a CDS encoding DUF1178 family protein codes for MIRYALECRDCEAGFDGWFASSEGFDAQSEKGLIDCPNCGGHNIRKQVMAPSVRPSEKSGASDPEKVFGKLAAHARQHIADNYDYVGDGFAEEARSMYYGEREHKPIWGETTAEERESLKEEGVPAAPLPPAFVPPRKTEKTKLN; via the coding sequence ATGATCCGCTACGCACTTGAATGCAGGGATTGCGAGGCCGGTTTTGACGGCTGGTTCGCCTCTTCCGAAGGGTTCGACGCCCAGTCGGAGAAGGGCCTGATCGACTGCCCGAATTGCGGCGGTCACAATATCCGCAAACAGGTCATGGCCCCGTCTGTGCGCCCATCGGAGAAATCAGGCGCGAGCGACCCCGAAAAAGTCTTTGGCAAGCTGGCGGCCCATGCACGTCAGCACATTGCGGACAATTACGACTATGTTGGCGACGGTTTCGCCGAGGAAGCCCGCTCCATGTATTATGGCGAGCGCGAGCATAAGCCGATCTGGGGTGAAACCACCGCTGAGGAGCGCGAAAGCCTGAAAGAGGAAGGCGTCCCGGCTGCGCCCCTACCGCCCGCTTTCGTGCCGCCCAGGAAAACCGAAAAGACGAAGCTGAACTGA